From one Flavobacterium kingsejongi genomic stretch:
- a CDS encoding carboxypeptidase-like regulatory domain-containing protein has translation MKAKYLIFSVLFLVVSTTAFAQKARVKGVILDENNKPVAGVSVAFGAASSISNENGFYLLIVPANKEESLVFSHTGYKNSALLLTLERDEEREFNPVLSQKIEQLGVVVITDENRKRIEGITNIDPATIRMIPGANAGVENILKTLPGVYSNNELSTQYAVRGGNYDENLVYVNEIEVYRPFLIRSGQQEGLSFTNTDMVQNVDFSAGGFQAKYGDKLSSVLDITYRRPTRYGASVEASFLGGSLSFEGVSKNQKWSAITGVRYRNNSLLVNSQQTQTNYTPVFADVQTYVTYNASSKLQLSFLGNISQNKYDYQPLTRQTNFGTLSDPIALLVVYEGQEKDKYETLFGAFKANYKLTERTTLKFIASAYHTTEQEYFDIFAQYRLGEVDTNIGSENLGNVTYSRGIGSQLNHARNDLDALIVNAEVKGFHDLDENQIEWGFKYTREDIRDRVVEWEVIDSAGFSINPPNLGLPVNDQPYNPYTGPLVPYQNVRAKNLTTINRFSGYAQWNRRGNLGRHEVWYNAGVRMHQWQVEGDNLDGKSQVIFSPRAQFAIKPDWDKDMVFRVSGGIYSQPPMYRELRDATGAVRPNVKAQQSVHIVLSNDYSFKMWDRPFKLVSEAYYKSMTDVNPYTLENVRIRYSAENNAKAYAMGFDMRLNGEFVPGTESWVSLGFMKTEENIENRGYIARPTDQRFKAAILFQDYMPNIPNVKMYLNLVYNTGLPGGSPSYADPYLYQTRLRDYRRADLGFSYVFTEGKKELSEGHWLKPFRDLSLGLEVFNLFDNQNAITNTWVRDVYTKSQYGIPNYLTSRVFSIKLTAKI, from the coding sequence TTGAAAGCAAAATACCTTATTTTTTCAGTCTTGTTTTTGGTGGTAAGTACAACTGCTTTTGCCCAGAAAGCAAGGGTTAAGGGCGTAATTTTAGATGAAAACAATAAGCCTGTCGCGGGGGTTAGTGTTGCTTTTGGTGCTGCTTCTTCCATTTCCAATGAAAATGGTTTCTACCTGCTGATTGTTCCGGCCAATAAAGAAGAATCACTGGTTTTCTCCCATACCGGGTATAAAAATAGTGCCTTGCTACTTACTTTAGAACGTGATGAAGAGCGTGAATTCAATCCGGTTTTAAGCCAAAAAATAGAACAGTTAGGTGTGGTAGTAATTACCGATGAAAACCGAAAAAGGATTGAAGGGATTACCAATATCGACCCCGCCACAATACGGATGATCCCGGGCGCAAATGCCGGAGTAGAAAATATCCTGAAAACATTGCCGGGTGTATATTCCAATAATGAACTGAGTACACAATATGCTGTTCGTGGAGGGAATTATGATGAGAATCTGGTGTATGTGAATGAAATTGAAGTGTATCGCCCATTTTTAATCCGTTCTGGACAACAGGAAGGATTGAGTTTTACAAATACGGATATGGTGCAGAATGTGGATTTTTCTGCAGGAGGATTTCAGGCGAAGTATGGGGACAAACTTTCTTCCGTACTTGATATTACTTACCGAAGGCCTACCCGTTATGGTGCTTCCGTTGAAGCGAGCTTTTTAGGAGGTAGCCTTTCCTTTGAAGGAGTGTCCAAAAATCAAAAATGGTCGGCGATTACAGGAGTGCGTTATAGAAATAACAGCCTTTTGGTAAACAGCCAACAGACCCAAACGAATTATACTCCGGTTTTTGCGGATGTACAAACCTATGTTACGTACAATGCTTCTTCGAAACTGCAATTGAGCTTTTTGGGGAATATTTCCCAAAACAAATACGATTACCAGCCGTTGACCCGCCAGACCAATTTCGGGACGCTTAGTGATCCGATTGCTTTGCTTGTGGTGTATGAAGGACAGGAAAAAGATAAATACGAAACACTTTTTGGGGCTTTTAAAGCCAATTACAAACTGACGGAGCGCACGACACTAAAATTTATAGCTTCGGCTTATCACACTACTGAACAGGAATATTTTGACATATTTGCCCAATACCGACTTGGAGAGGTAGATACGAATATCGGATCGGAGAATTTAGGGAATGTGACCTATTCACGTGGAATTGGTTCCCAATTGAACCATGCACGGAATGACTTGGATGCCTTAATTGTAAATGCAGAAGTAAAAGGATTCCATGATCTCGACGAAAACCAGATTGAATGGGGTTTTAAATATACACGTGAGGATATCCGTGATCGTGTTGTGGAGTGGGAAGTCATTGATTCAGCCGGTTTTTCCATTAATCCACCAAACCTGGGCTTACCTGTAAATGATCAGCCTTATAATCCCTATACAGGGCCTTTAGTGCCGTATCAGAATGTACGCGCTAAAAACCTGACCACGATCAATCGTTTTTCAGGCTACGCCCAATGGAACCGAAGAGGGAATTTGGGAAGACATGAAGTATGGTATAATGCCGGAGTCCGTATGCACCAATGGCAGGTAGAAGGTGATAATTTAGATGGAAAAAGTCAGGTAATTTTTAGCCCAAGGGCGCAATTTGCCATAAAACCCGACTGGGATAAAGATATGGTGTTCCGGGTGTCGGGAGGTATTTACAGCCAGCCACCAATGTATCGGGAATTACGCGATGCTACCGGTGCTGTGCGTCCTAATGTAAAAGCGCAACAATCTGTTCATATTGTTTTAAGCAATGACTATAGTTTTAAAATGTGGGACAGGCCATTTAAGCTGGTTTCGGAAGCCTATTATAAGAGTATGACCGATGTGAATCCGTACACACTTGAAAACGTGCGGATACGCTATAGTGCCGAAAATAATGCCAAAGCCTATGCTATGGGGTTTGACATGCGACTGAATGGCGAATTTGTTCCAGGGACGGAGTCCTGGGTCAGCCTTGGATTTATGAAAACGGAAGAAAATATTGAAAACCGGGGTTATATCGCACGACCGACCGACCAGCGTTTTAAAGCAGCAATCTTATTCCAGGATTATATGCCCAACATACCTAATGTCAAAATGTACCTGAACCTGGTATATAATACAGGATTGCCTGGTGGATCTCCATCGTATGCCGATCCCTATTTATACCAAACCCGTTTGCGGGATTACCGTCGTGCTGATTTAGGATTTTCCTATGTGTTTACCGAGGGAAAGAAAGAACTTAGTGAAGGGCATTGGCTAAAACCATTCCGCGACCTGTCATTAGGATTGGAAGTTTTTAACTTGTTTGACAATCAAAATGCCATTACGAATACCTGGGTAAGAGATGTGTATACAAAATCCCAGTATGGTATTCCGAATTACCTAACGTCAAGGGTTTTTAGTATAAAATTGACAGCTAAAATATAA
- a CDS encoding M23 family metallopeptidase — protein sequence MRISFFFLFISTFVFSQAQYPKDYFRSPLDIPLLTSGSFGELRSNHFHAGLDFKTQQKEGLNVYAAGDGYVSRIKVSTWGYGRAIYITHPNGYTTLYGHLSKYAGAINDYAKKKHYEAKSFEIDVFPEPGAIKVKKGDVIALSGNSGGSGGPHLHFEFRDSKTERIINPMEFGFDVLVKDTKMPVVAGVMAYPISDSASVNNSQKPILLQLSQQKDGSYIAEKVNAQGKIGFGINTYDLADFTTNRNGTYSVKTSVNGTPFFGYQFESFGFDESHYINALIDYPRFKKTGQRYQKLFMKSPYDLTIIQPGKSNGIITVLPNVTTNYKIELSDFNGNKRDVTIPIAFEKQEVVVNPDAGKTPYFLKAKNDYNYKKDNVTVFIPANTFYEDFYLNFDVRGNALFLADEEVPIRSNLNISFEDASIAEADKPKTYIATANGNSSRYNATTFKGNVFSTWTKGLGRFMLAKDTVAPRITNLNFAEGKWLTKQNTIQFDISDGQSGIGSYNAYMNGKWILLEYDYKTRRVVHYFDEAIVAEGKNDLKIVVTDNVGNSTTFETNFFRSQLK from the coding sequence ATGAGGATTTCTTTTTTCTTTCTTTTCATCTCTACCTTCGTTTTTTCACAGGCTCAGTATCCTAAAGATTACTTTCGATCGCCTTTGGATATTCCATTGCTCACCTCCGGTTCCTTTGGGGAATTGCGTTCCAACCATTTTCATGCCGGCCTTGATTTTAAGACCCAGCAAAAAGAAGGGTTGAATGTGTATGCGGCAGGTGATGGTTATGTGTCAAGGATCAAAGTTTCTACCTGGGGCTATGGCAGGGCTATTTATATTACCCATCCTAACGGTTATACTACGCTATACGGCCATTTGTCAAAATATGCCGGGGCAATTAATGACTATGCTAAGAAGAAACATTATGAAGCGAAATCTTTTGAAATTGATGTATTTCCGGAGCCGGGAGCTATAAAAGTTAAAAAAGGAGATGTTATTGCTTTATCGGGTAATTCCGGAGGATCTGGTGGTCCCCACCTGCATTTTGAATTCCGTGATTCAAAAACCGAACGGATTATCAATCCTATGGAATTCGGATTTGATGTTTTGGTAAAAGACACAAAAATGCCGGTAGTGGCCGGAGTAATGGCCTATCCGATATCCGACAGTGCTAGCGTGAATAATTCTCAGAAGCCGATACTCCTGCAATTGTCACAGCAAAAAGACGGTTCTTATATCGCTGAAAAAGTGAATGCCCAGGGGAAAATTGGATTTGGGATCAATACGTATGATCTTGCCGATTTTACTACAAACCGGAATGGAACGTATAGTGTGAAAACGTCTGTTAATGGAACGCCGTTTTTTGGGTATCAATTTGAATCCTTTGGATTTGACGAGAGCCATTACATCAATGCATTGATTGATTATCCGAGATTTAAAAAAACCGGGCAGCGTTACCAGAAACTTTTTATGAAATCACCATATGATCTTACCATTATACAGCCTGGGAAATCAAACGGAATCATCACAGTATTGCCTAATGTGACTACAAATTATAAAATAGAACTTTCTGATTTCAATGGAAATAAACGCGATGTAACAATTCCGATTGCTTTTGAAAAGCAGGAGGTAGTTGTCAATCCCGATGCCGGAAAAACGCCTTATTTCCTTAAGGCCAAAAACGATTATAATTATAAAAAAGATAATGTCACGGTGTTTATTCCCGCAAACACATTTTACGAAGACTTTTACCTGAATTTTGATGTAAGGGGTAATGCCCTTTTTCTGGCGGATGAAGAAGTGCCGATCCGTTCTAACCTGAATATCTCTTTTGAAGATGCTTCTATTGCAGAAGCAGATAAGCCCAAAACCTATATAGCGACTGCTAATGGCAATTCCAGCCGGTACAATGCGACCACTTTTAAAGGCAATGTGTTTTCGACCTGGACGAAAGGGTTGGGGCGTTTTATGCTTGCTAAAGATACTGTAGCGCCGAGGATTACAAATTTGAATTTTGCAGAAGGAAAATGGCTGACGAAACAAAATACGATCCAGTTTGATATCAGCGATGGCCAGTCTGGGATTGGCAGCTATAATGCCTACATGAACGGAAAATGGATCTTGCTGGAATATGATTATAAAACCAGGCGCGTGGTACATTATTTCGACGAAGCTATTGTAGCCGAAGGTAAAAATGACCTAAAAATTGTTGTTACCGATAATGTGGGAAATTCTACTACCTTTGAAACGAACTTTTTCAGATCTCAACTTAAATAG
- a CDS encoding cell division protein ZapA gives MDEKLKIKISIADRVYPLNVDFSQEEGLRSASKKIDVMIKQFEENYAVRDKQDVLAMCALQFASQLEQQQIDKSTLGDDTKERLQKINDLLIQYLDK, from the coding sequence ATGGATGAAAAGCTCAAAATAAAAATATCAATTGCAGACCGTGTATATCCCCTTAATGTGGATTTTTCGCAGGAAGAAGGACTCCGGAGTGCTTCTAAGAAGATTGATGTGATGATTAAGCAGTTCGAAGAAAATTATGCTGTACGGGACAAACAGGATGTATTAGCCATGTGTGCGCTACAATTCGCCTCGCAATTAGAACAACAACAAATTGACAAATCGACCCTTGGTGATGACACCAAAGAAAGACTTCAAAAAATTAATGATTTACTGATTCAATATCTCGATAAATAA
- the rny gene encoding ribonuclease Y, producing MDSTLLIVIATIVGICVGFGIAKMIEKSNVSNLIKNAKKEAASILKDAKADAETEKKHKILQAKEKFIELKSEHEQVILGRDKKIAEAEKRTRDKESQISNELAKTKKVNDEAEAKISEYNKKSELLEIKQAEVDKMHKSQVEQLETIAGLSADDAKNQLIDSLKAEAKSNAMSYIQDTLEEAKLTAQQEAKKIIINTIQRVGTEEAVENCVSVFNIESDDVKGRIIGREGRNIRAIEAATGVEIIVDDTPEAIILSCFDPVRREIARLALHKLVTDGRIHPARIEEVVAKTAKQIDDEIIEVGKRTVIDLGIHGLHPELIKVVGRMKYRSSYGQNLLQHSREVAKLCGLMAAELGLNVKLAKRAGLLHDIGKVPDTESDLPHAILGMQWAEKYGEKEEVCNAIGAHHDEIEMKSLLSPIVQVCDAISGARPGARRQVLDSYIQRLKDLEDIAFGFNGVKNAYAIQAGRELRVIVESEKVTDENAASLSFDISQKIQTEMTYPGQVKVTVIRETRAVNIAK from the coding sequence ATGGATAGTACATTACTAATAGTTATCGCCACAATTGTTGGCATCTGCGTTGGTTTCGGAATCGCTAAGATGATCGAAAAAAGCAATGTTTCAAATTTGATTAAAAATGCAAAAAAAGAAGCTGCTTCAATTTTGAAAGATGCTAAAGCCGACGCTGAAACTGAAAAAAAACATAAAATTCTTCAGGCAAAAGAAAAATTCATAGAGCTAAAATCAGAACACGAACAAGTTATCTTAGGAAGAGATAAAAAAATAGCAGAAGCCGAAAAAAGAACCCGCGATAAAGAATCTCAAATCTCAAATGAATTAGCCAAAACCAAAAAAGTCAACGACGAAGCGGAAGCTAAAATAAGCGAGTACAATAAAAAATCGGAACTTCTGGAGATCAAACAGGCAGAAGTAGACAAAATGCACAAAAGCCAGGTAGAGCAGTTGGAAACCATTGCCGGCCTGTCTGCAGACGATGCTAAAAACCAATTGATCGACAGCCTAAAAGCGGAAGCCAAAAGCAATGCGATGTCTTACATCCAGGACACACTGGAAGAAGCTAAGCTTACTGCACAACAGGAAGCGAAAAAGATCATCATCAACACAATCCAGCGAGTGGGCACTGAAGAAGCAGTAGAAAATTGCGTTTCCGTATTCAACATTGAATCCGATGATGTAAAAGGACGTATTATTGGACGTGAGGGCCGTAACATCCGTGCTATCGAAGCAGCAACAGGCGTTGAAATCATTGTTGATGATACTCCTGAAGCGATTATCCTTTCCTGCTTTGACCCGGTTCGAAGAGAGATTGCCCGTCTTGCGTTACACAAATTAGTAACTGATGGCCGTATCCACCCAGCCCGAATTGAAGAAGTAGTAGCTAAAACAGCCAAACAAATCGATGACGAAATCATCGAAGTTGGAAAACGTACCGTAATTGACTTAGGAATACACGGATTACACCCTGAATTAATCAAAGTTGTAGGCCGAATGAAATACCGTTCTTCTTACGGGCAAAATTTACTACAACACTCCAGAGAAGTTGCCAAGCTTTGTGGATTGATGGCAGCAGAATTAGGCCTGAATGTAAAACTGGCTAAAAGAGCTGGTCTGTTACACGATATTGGTAAAGTTCCTGATACGGAAAGTGACCTCCCTCACGCAATCCTTGGGATGCAATGGGCTGAAAAATATGGTGAAAAAGAAGAAGTATGTAATGCTATTGGAGCCCACCACGATGAGATCGAAATGAAATCACTACTTTCTCCTATCGTTCAGGTGTGTGATGCAATCTCAGGTGCAAGACCAGGTGCAAGACGCCAGGTACTGGATTCTTATATCCAACGATTAAAAGACCTGGAAGATATTGCTTTCGGTTTTAACGGGGTAAAAAATGCTTATGCTATCCAGGCTGGACGTGAACTACGCGTTATCGTAGAAAGCGAAAAAGTAACTGATGAAAATGCGGCAAGCCTTTCTTTTGATATTTCACAGAAAATCCAAACGGAAATGACCTATCCAGGTCAGGTAAAAGTTACTGTTATTCGCGAAACAAGAGCAGTCAATATCGCAAAATAA
- a CDS encoding response regulator produces MSLYIKELTEKNNIEVTSHFFENGLDALEGLKEHKGNPGKLPDLILLDINMPIMNGWQFLEEYRKIKKDLIKNTVIYLISSSNNIVDINRAKEYQEEVKDYFMKPVSMEDITRIFLN; encoded by the coding sequence ATATCACTTTATATTAAAGAACTTACTGAAAAAAATAATATAGAAGTGACCTCTCATTTTTTTGAAAATGGGCTGGATGCATTAGAAGGACTGAAAGAGCATAAAGGGAATCCTGGTAAATTGCCGGATTTAATCCTGTTGGATATTAATATGCCAATCATGAACGGATGGCAATTTTTGGAAGAATACCGCAAAATAAAGAAAGACCTGATCAAGAACACCGTCATTTATCTTATTAGCTCGTCTAATAATATTGTCGATATCAATCGTGCTAAAGAGTATCAGGAAGAAGTAAAGGACTATTTTATGAAACCTGTCAGCATGGAAGATATCACCCGTATTTTCTTAAATTAA
- a CDS encoding sensor histidine kinase, translating to MKISEERFQFALDANEQGVWDWDLVTNKVYYSLQSRMILEIGVEEKADSPEVWDERIHPDDKVAYFADIQKHFENITPYYQNYHRVLSKSGEYKWILDRGKVVLRDELGNPLRIIGTHNDISAQKIKEDELIKTLGIVSEQNTRLLNFAHIVSHNLRSHAGNFKMLLDLIESAENREEEQVTLLHLRTISNELSETIEHLNELVGIHSELKPVKESLNLHDYFRKTLNILGEEINKHKVVIHDEIPADIHVQYNPAYLESVLLNFTTNAIKYSHPERHPEIRFKCGEDQRRYVLEITDNGLGIDLERHGESLFGMYKTFHKHPNSRGIGLFITKNQIEAMGGEIEVKSIVGEGTVFKIYFNNEEI from the coding sequence TTGAAAATTTCGGAAGAGCGATTTCAGTTTGCATTGGATGCCAATGAGCAGGGAGTTTGGGATTGGGATCTGGTTACTAATAAGGTATATTATTCGTTGCAATCGCGAATGATATTAGAGATTGGAGTAGAGGAGAAAGCGGACAGCCCGGAAGTTTGGGACGAGCGAATCCATCCCGATGATAAGGTGGCTTATTTTGCAGATATCCAAAAGCATTTTGAGAATATCACACCTTATTATCAGAATTACCACCGGGTACTTTCTAAAAGTGGCGAATACAAATGGATCTTGGATCGCGGGAAAGTTGTACTTCGGGATGAACTGGGAAATCCACTTCGTATTATTGGTACGCATAATGATATTTCTGCTCAGAAAATCAAAGAAGATGAATTGATAAAGACATTAGGGATCGTCAGTGAACAAAATACACGGTTGTTGAATTTTGCACATATAGTATCTCATAACCTAAGGTCACATGCGGGCAATTTTAAAATGTTGCTGGATTTGATAGAATCTGCAGAAAACAGGGAAGAGGAGCAGGTTACATTATTGCATTTGCGAACGATTTCCAATGAGCTAAGTGAGACTATTGAACACCTCAATGAACTTGTAGGGATCCATTCCGAATTGAAACCAGTTAAGGAGTCGTTGAATCTCCATGATTATTTCAGAAAAACGCTGAATATCCTGGGGGAAGAGATTAATAAGCATAAGGTTGTTATCCATGATGAGATTCCGGCAGACATTCATGTTCAGTACAATCCTGCTTATCTGGAAAGTGTACTGCTTAATTTTACGACCAATGCGATTAAGTATTCGCATCCGGAGCGTCATCCGGAAATCCGATTCAAGTGTGGTGAGGATCAGCGACGGTATGTGCTGGAAATAACCGATAATGGTCTCGGGATTGATTTAGAGCGTCATGGGGAGTCTTTGTTTGGGATGTACAAGACTTTTCATAAGCATCCCAACTCGAGAGGAATAGGCTTATTTATAACCAAAAACCAGATTGAGGCGATGGGAGGAGAAATAGAAGTAAAAAGTATTGTGGGGGAAGGAACGGTTTTTAAAATATATTTTAATAATGAAGAAATTTAA
- a CDS encoding PAS domain-containing protein, translating into MIEQAGQSIDGYSDLNNFYKKLLNEVPDLIFQLEIASDKDFKFLFVSPAIKELYELEVEDVKRDASLVLEKRILAEDYMPFLHSILKAKVDLKPWSNEFKAMLPKKGVRWFLGSAKPERMEDGRVIFYGRIADVTEKKE; encoded by the coding sequence ATGATTGAACAAGCTGGTCAAAGCATAGATGGGTATTCTGATTTAAATAATTTTTATAAAAAATTACTTAATGAGGTTCCTGATCTTATTTTTCAGCTTGAAATAGCATCTGATAAAGATTTTAAATTCCTGTTTGTCAGTCCTGCGATTAAGGAGCTTTATGAGTTGGAGGTAGAAGATGTAAAGCGGGATGCTTCTTTAGTACTGGAAAAAAGAATCCTGGCAGAAGACTACATGCCTTTTTTGCATTCCATACTCAAGGCAAAGGTCGATTTAAAGCCATGGTCGAATGAGTTTAAGGCGATGTTGCCCAAAAAAGGAGTCCGTTGGTTTTTAGGAAGTGCCAAACCAGAGCGAATGGAGGATGGGCGCGTGATTTTTTACGGCAGGATTGCAGATGTGACAGAGAAAAAGGAGTAG
- a CDS encoding site-specific tyrosine recombinase: MKSWNKFIKSYQSYLKIERGLSKNSIDNYTFDVQRLCDYLSENQMDVSPLVIGEEEVQGFIYAVSKQVNARSQARIISGLKSFFSYLIFEDYRENNPLELIESPRIGRKLPDVLSLDEINALISAIDLETNEGERNRAMLETLYGCGLRVSELITLRLSDLFFEEGFLKITGKGDKQRFIPISEFTQKYILLYRQTVRSHLTIQKGFEDTLFLNRRGRQLTRAMVFTIIKNLAVAIQLDKVISPHTFRHSFATHLLENGADLRSIQLMLGHESIITTEIYMHIDRKRLSEVMNAFHPRK, translated from the coding sequence ATGAAAAGTTGGAATAAATTCATTAAATCCTACCAGTCCTATCTTAAGATTGAAAGAGGTTTGTCTAAGAACTCCATTGATAACTATACTTTTGATGTGCAACGGTTGTGTGATTATCTATCTGAAAATCAAATGGATGTCAGCCCTTTGGTGATCGGAGAAGAGGAGGTTCAGGGGTTTATTTATGCCGTTTCGAAACAGGTAAATGCGCGCTCCCAGGCCCGTATTATATCAGGATTAAAGAGTTTTTTTAGCTATCTTATTTTTGAAGACTACCGTGAAAATAATCCGTTAGAATTGATTGAAAGCCCAAGGATAGGAAGGAAATTACCGGATGTATTGTCGTTGGACGAAATCAATGCTCTGATTTCTGCAATCGATTTGGAGACCAATGAAGGAGAACGGAACCGCGCCATGCTGGAAACTTTATACGGGTGCGGATTGCGTGTTTCGGAATTGATCACGCTCCGGCTATCGGATTTGTTTTTTGAAGAAGGTTTTTTGAAGATTACCGGCAAAGGGGACAAGCAGCGGTTTATACCGATTAGTGAATTTACGCAAAAATATATCCTGCTGTACCGGCAGACAGTACGGTCACATTTGACTATTCAAAAAGGTTTTGAAGACACGCTTTTCCTAAATCGAAGAGGTCGGCAACTGACGCGGGCGATGGTATTTACGATAATTAAAAACCTTGCTGTTGCAATCCAATTGGACAAAGTAATCAGTCCGCATACCTTTCGACATTCCTTTGCAACCCATTTATTGGAAAACGGGGCAGACCTACGTTCCATACAGTTAATGTTGGGGCATGAGTCAATAATTACTACAGAAATATATATGCATATTGACCGTAAACGATTGTCAGAAGTCATGAATGCATTTCATCCAAGAAAATAG
- a CDS encoding porin family protein — MKNLKLMTAGALMLAAVSVSTAQEASNTKSMAPSFGIKGGVNFATVTGDFDSPDSRTSFHVGALAEFPLADIFSIQVEALYSGQGFKADFEGPEGDKAEVQLDYINVPVLAKVYIVPGLSLEAGPQFSFKVRDKFEINPGSSDGTVNLDHSSLSAKDFEFGVAGGLTFQTEIGLFATGRYNYGLTEVFENNNVGKVNNSVFQIGVGYKF; from the coding sequence ATGAAAAATTTGAAATTAATGACAGCAGGTGCGCTAATGTTAGCGGCAGTATCAGTATCAACAGCTCAGGAAGCAAGTAACACGAAATCTATGGCACCGAGTTTCGGGATCAAAGGTGGGGTGAACTTCGCTACTGTAACAGGTGATTTTGATAGTCCAGATTCCAGAACCAGTTTCCATGTGGGCGCATTGGCTGAATTTCCATTGGCAGACATTTTCTCTATTCAGGTAGAGGCATTATATTCCGGACAAGGATTTAAAGCTGATTTTGAAGGGCCTGAAGGAGACAAAGCTGAAGTTCAGTTAGATTACATTAATGTACCAGTACTTGCAAAAGTATACATTGTACCGGGATTAAGCTTAGAAGCCGGACCACAATTTAGCTTTAAAGTAAGAGACAAATTTGAGATTAACCCAGGATCCAGTGATGGAACTGTAAACTTAGATCACTCCAGCCTTTCGGCAAAAGATTTTGAATTCGGAGTTGCTGGTGGTCTTACCTTCCAAACAGAAATTGGATTATTTGCAACCGGAAGATACAATTACGGTTTAACAGAAGTTTTCGAAAACAACAATGTTGGAAAAGTAAACAACTCTGTATTCCAGATTGGTGTTGGATACAAATTCTAA